From the genome of Marasmius oreades isolate 03SP1 chromosome 1, whole genome shotgun sequence:
AcctatttcctgtgttcctgtctccagtaacaactgtcatgtcaacctcgtgAGGTCTaggtttcctttgttttcggaacattgtaatcctttccttttcctaaaACTTATTTGATTTGGATGATTgctctcgaactccattctATATACATTTCATGTAACTATCTGTTCGTGAGAATGACTATGAACTCTCAGATCTCAAGCCTCTACCGCTCTTCTGGATATCCTGGAACATGAAGCTAGTTAATAACACGACCTTCAAACAACTCGTCCAACTTGTAGCGGGGGCATGAGAAATGGAAGGGGACATATCCTCTTTTGAAACTCTGCCAACTGTCCAAAGCTGGCTGGTTGTCAGCCAGTCCTTTCAAGATGTGTTGGTCGGCTTCAGCAACATCGTTAACGATGTGTTGGATAGCCTCATATTTCGTGACTCCAGATTCTTTCACGAGCATAGTCGGAAAGTTGTCTTCTTCTCCCGCGACCTCTTCTTTGTAAAGCGAAAGTACGTCACTGTACAATAGTGAATGAGTTCAGACGCAGGATGTTAGTTGAGTTCAAATGGATTGTACTTCACGCCAAGCATATAGACTACCAGGTGAGGTAAACATTGCATATACAATGCAACATCGATGTCCTTCGAGAATATCACCATCGCGTAGGCGACACAGGCACTGGACATATTCAACCGCCAGTAAGTCGCAAAACCGGGTGCCTTGAAGCTCTATTCGAAAGGTAAGGTAAGGATTAGAACGAGACATACAAGTCTAGACAACACACTGCGATCTTCCGAAATTCCAAGTCCATTATCAAAGAAGTTACAAAATCCAACGTCGATGTTACAATCAAGTTGGACTGTACTCGGTTATAATACTCGGAAGCATCCAGAAGAAGTTGGGCTAGAGCATCAAGGATGGGATCGCCCTGTGGGAGTCCTCTTGCAAATCGTTCATTGAAACCTTCCATCTGTTTGTTGTTCTCACAGAAAACATCATCCAGCACCACAGTAAGTACCCCATAAATGACAACAAACATTTGGTTATGTTTCGGAAGATGCGAGTAACACGTGAAGGTAAACTCGACCCCGACAGAGAGATATTTCTCCAAGTAGGGATAGAGAGACAATGGCAAATGGAATTTGGAGCTTAAAACTTCCTTGCAATCATTGTATAATTCCCCATCGAACAGAAGGTTTTTGAATGGGGTTTTGCATTTCCCAAGGAGCTCCTGGACTAGGGCCTTGATGGACGATTTCGTAGTATCAGATAATGATTCAGACGCCTAATGGGAGGGTTAGTTATAAGACTTGCTCTCGACAGCTGTTGGCTCACCGCTTTGTTTTCAGTTTGTGAATTGCTCATGTTGGCCAGGTACGTGAGAGGTAGTTCGAGTTTCGAGGTGCCAGGGTATGTGCAGGTAGAGCATTCGTCTTAAATACCAGTACCTTTGCCGAGCGGGGCCAGGGCCTAGGTTACCTTATTGAAGGTCATTGGGCGAATGACCTTCAATAAGGTTACAtctacatcagcaaaatcCTGGCCACGCTGCAACGCCGATATCATGGATAGTGGCGCTTACAACGCCGTACTACGGGTAGTCTACATAGTGATAGTCTTGCGATCATGTCGCGATAGTCTTGCAACTAAGAATGGAATTCAAGACAACCCTCCCCAATGTCTACCATGGGATGTACAAACTTTTGAGAGTGTCGCAATATTATGGCAAGAGTATCAGCTCTCACTGAAAGCCGATACAACGTTCCCAAGCCGTTGTAAGGCAGTGAAAGGCGTAGTATACCGAGGCAAAGAGTTGTGGCCGTTGTATTAAGTTGTGGCTGTTGTATTAAGTTGTGGCCGTTGTGTTGCATTATAGACGTTGTGAGCAAGTACAGAATTACGATTGGTATAACTCGGTACAATGCATCCTTGAGGAATTAGCGCATTGGATAGGTAGTCTGGAATGGTCAAAAATATGATGGTCAGAACTAGTAGCATAGCGATTTGAGTGTAAAATCCACAAAAACGGGTCTTCAGATTTCTATAAAACACGCAAATACCAGGTGTAGTATCTACTCTGCGTCATAAAGTGGCATGCTGGTAATCGTTACCCCAGTCGgcttcctcgtcctcatcatctcCACTATCCTCGCCTGCACTACCctctgggttgctcaagaCCCAGTCGCTATCTGATTCTGACTCTGAAGAGGCTAAACCTTGCGGATCAGACCGTTCGCTCTCGTCCTCATCGCCGTGATCAGTTTCCGCTGGTATCTCCTCACTGTCCGAGTCATAGGTTGGCAATGTTTGTTCGGGCAGGCCAGCGTCCTTCTCAAAGTATCTCAGATGCTCGTGAAATTGGACATGGCCGACGCCACCTCCCCGATACCGCATGACCATGTCTCTATCCACGAACCTGCCATCAAACAAGTCAGTTTTGAACCATTAATACACAGTAGGGACAATCTCACATGTTGACATAGTAGAATTTccagtcttcctcttcacgtTCCCGCAATCCACGAGTATTCAAGGATTCTAGTTGACGTGCCAATGAGTAAGGTACGAGAGATGTAGCCTCATCTGCCGCTCCGTTATGAAAAGAGGGAATGAGATGGGATCCTCGTATAACGTCGGCTGGATTCAAGAACCCAAAAGCTTTGTGGTCATCTGGCTGAGGGAAAAACACACGATACAGTCTCTTGGCTTTGAAACCAGCCTTGTGAGACGTATCGAGTTCGTACCATCAAACCCAAATGAACTCCATGCGTCTAGTGATCGATAACTTGTTCGTTTGCAGTGATGGTGAAAGGCGAACATTCGCGTGGAAGATTCCAAGTACTTGCGTGTACTCATATGGATGAAGTTCTTCGTTTTTGGCTGCATTGGAGTTCAGCGTAATGACATCCGGATGGGTACGGATATTGATGGAATCTTGGGATCTGAGCCTGTCGTAGGTATTATAGTTGACGCGGAGAGTCCGATGGGCATAGATGCAATTGTTGGTAAACGAAAAAAGCATTCGCTCTTCGTCTGTGAATTCCGCCTTCGAATTGGGCCCTAATAGGCGATGAATGAGGTGGTCCTTCAGCTTGGGAACAAAGTCCTAAGTACGACGAATCAGTTGGCATTGGGCTTGAGGGTAATGCGCCGACACTTACCAAAAGTGCGATATCTTCATCTCCGTCTTCGTCCACCCAATCCAACTCTGACAAATCTACTCGAAACTCCTGCCCATTAGCAATGTGGTAACGCACAGAGGGGTCTGTCTTGGGCAACCGTTGGCGGCCCTGAGCAAGGTATCTCACCCTCTTGGGTTTTgtattccttttcttctgtttctgTACAGTAGGGATGTTGCAAGTGAGGACTTCGAGTGCTCGACCCCGCTGCTCGAGGCGAACGACTTGCGCAGTGTGGTTCTGCTTGTTGGTTCGCCGATAGAATTGCTTCACTTGCTGGTGCTGGCATTCGCTCTGTAGGGGGGGATTAGTCAGTGGCAGACGGTGGATGAGAGG
Proteins encoded in this window:
- a CDS encoding uncharacterized protein (antiSMASH:Cluster_1.3), translated to MSNSQTENKAASESLSDTTKSSIKALVQELLGKCKTPFKNLLFDGELYNDCKEVLSSKFHLPLSLYPYLEKYLSVGVEFTFTCYSHLPKHNQMFVVIYGVLTVVLDDVFCENNKQMEGFNERFARGLPQGDPILDALAQLLLDASEYYNRVQSNLIVTSTLDFVTSLIMDLEFRKIASFKAPGFATYWRLNMSSACVAYAMVIFSKDIDVALYMQCLPHLVVYMLGVNDVLSLYKEEVAGEEDNFPTMLVKESGVTKYEAIQHIVNDVAEADQHILKGLADNQPALDSWQSFKRGYVPFHFSCPRYKLDELFEGRVIN